GAATGGGAATTGACAAGCCAGACATTAGATATGTTGTGCATTATGATATGCCAAAAAGCTTAGAGAGTTATTATCAAGAAACCGGGCGTTCTGGCAGAGATGGCGGAGAAGGGCAGTGCATTGCGTTTTATAGCTACGAAGATTTGCAAAAATTTGAAAAATTTTCAAAAGACAAAGGCGTGGCAGAACAAGAAATTGCTCAACATCTGTTGCTTGAAACCGTATCTTTTGCCGAAAGTTCAGTATGCCGAAGGAAACAGCTATTGCACTATTTTGGCGAAGATTACAAACAAGATAATTGCCAGTGTTGCGATAATTGTTTGTATCCAAGAGAGTCTTTTGATGCTGAAGATGATATTTTGCTTGTGTTAGATACTATTACTGAAACTAAAGAGCAGTTCAAATCAAAAAGTATCGTTGATATTATTCTTGGAAGCAAGTCGCCACATTTAAAGCAATTAAAAGCAGACAAGCTCGAAGCCTATGGCAAAGGTAGTGATAGAGACGAAAGATTTTGGAACTCTGTTATTAGGCAAATGCTAATTATGAACTTCATAGCAAAAGAAATTGAAAACTATGGAGTGCTAAAAATAACCAAAAAAGGAGAAGAGTTTTTACAAAATTCACATTCAATTATGTTGACGAAAGATCGTAACATCGAAGAAGAAAGAGAAGATGACGACGGACCAAATGGTTCCGATGGTCGCGGTAGTGGTACCGACAAAGCACTTTTTGCTATGCTTAAAGACCTTAGAAAACAAATGGCGAAAAAAGAAAATTTGCCACCTTTTGTAATTTTTCAAGATCCTTCTTTAGAAGACATGGCAATACAATATCCAATTACAATGGATGAATTGAAAAATATAACAGGAGTTGGCGCAGGAAAGGCTATTAAATATGGCGAGCCTTTCTTAAAGTTGATTGCTACTTATGTTGAGGAAAATGAAATAATTCGCCCAATGGATATGGTCGTGAAATCTGCTGTAAACAAGAGTGGATTAAAAGTGTTTATTATTCAGGCTATAGACCGGAAAGTAGCACTTGATGATTTGGCAATTTCAAAAAATTTATCTTTTGATGAGTTGCTTGATGAGCTTGAACACATCGTTGCAAGTGGAACACGCATAGACTTGAATTATTTTATTAATGAAAACATTGACATCTATCATCAAGAAGAAATTTTTGAATATTTTAGAACTGCTGAAACAGATTCTGTCGAAAGAGCACTTGAAGAGTTAGGTGAAAATGAATTTTCTATTGAAGAAATTCGTTTAATGCGGATAAAATTTATGTCAGAAATTGGTAATTAATAAAAAATATGGAAAATAACACAAATCTTAACGAAAACACTTGCTCTTCTGAGAAACAAAAATGTTGCCTTTGCAAACCTCAGTCTATATTTAATATAGTAGCAGCTTTATTAATAATTATATTGCTTATTTTGCAATTTTATAATCCATTTAGAAAAT
This window of the Bacteroidales bacterium genome carries:
- the recQ gene encoding DNA helicase RecQ — encoded protein: MVDTEEVKKVLKNVFGFERFKGDQQVIVESLLSGKDTFVIMPTGGGKSLCYQLPALMLPGTAIVISPLIALMKNQVDNIRNFGTENGVAHVMNSSLNKSELAVVHEDLLSGKTKLLYVAPESLTKEENVEFLRGIDISFYAVDEAHCISEWGHDFRPEYRRIKPIVKTIGKKVPIIALTATATPKVRQDILKNLELKNPAVFISSFNRPNLYYEVRPKYKDVNRELLKFVRENEGKSGIVYCLSRKKTEELAEFLQVNGIKALPYHAGLEAAVRRQNQDMFLMEEVDVMIATIAFGMGIDKPDIRYVVHYDMPKSLESYYQETGRSGRDGGEGQCIAFYSYEDLQKFEKFSKDKGVAEQEIAQHLLLETVSFAESSVCRRKQLLHYFGEDYKQDNCQCCDNCLYPRESFDAEDDILLVLDTITETKEQFKSKSIVDIILGSKSPHLKQLKADKLEAYGKGSDRDERFWNSVIRQMLIMNFIAKEIENYGVLKITKKGEEFLQNSHSIMLTKDRNIEEEREDDDGPNGSDGRGSGTDKALFAMLKDLRKQMAKKENLPPFVIFQDPSLEDMAIQYPITMDELKNITGVGAGKAIKYGEPFLKLIATYVEENEIIRPMDMVVKSAVNKSGLKVFIIQAIDRKVALDDLAISKNLSFDELLDELEHIVASGTRIDLNYFINENIDIYHQEEIFEYFRTAETDSVERALEELGENEFSIEEIRLMRIKFMSEIGN